The Theobroma cacao cultivar B97-61/B2 chromosome 1, Criollo_cocoa_genome_V2, whole genome shotgun sequence genome contains the following window.
TGGATGGTAAGGAAAATGCTGACTTTCCACTAAATTCTTTTTGTAGGGTTCTTAGAAGCCAAGACAAGGATTCTGCGGACCCCCTCTCATTCAACAGCAAAGAAATTGGTGATGACTGGATTGCTTATAATGCAGTATGTGAAGAAGATTATGGGAGTTCAGATTGGATGTCACTTGATCCCCCGGTTGGTAGCAGAATGCTTTCAGGAACCTCAGGTGATGAAACTGAAGACTTCTTGGGTACAGGTAACTGCACTTCGATGTGTTCTATTTCCTAGTTTATAGAAGTCTTTGGAAAGATAATAAACAAGTACTTCTGGCACGCGTGCAGGGTTTGCGGATTTAGAGATTTTTAATGGATTGAAGGGGGTGGAGGACATTTGAAAATACGGTGGTCCAGCAGAAACTGGTTAAATTGGAGAATCCATTTTCACATGAGGTAGGCAGTTTAAAACGATTTCTCCATTTGAAGAATTTATGATTGTGGCTGGTAATGCCATAGCATTCTGGGTAAGAAACATGTTAGACAAAGGAGGAGAAAGTGAAAAAAGTTGACTCTGGTGATGGGGGAATGAATTCATGGTGTAGGTTTAGGAAATTTTGCTCCCTGTAAGGTTGAAATTCCTATTGAGGCTCTGCTCTCGCCAACATACTGAGGGAGCAAAGCTGTACTGTGTTCAATGTTCATACTTGAGAAAAGGGAATTTACCTCATTATAAAAGGATCTTGATTATAATCTAATTTGCTCCAATGTAACCTCCAAAACTGGATCAGTTTCATTCAGCTTTCTTCAAGAATAGCTTCCTAGGCTTCTTCACAGAGAAGACGAAAGGTTAGGATCAGGATTAAATGGTGGGTGTTAACCTCCCGAAAGGCTTAAGTTTGCAAGGAGATAAACCAGAAACATGTCCAACCCAATCAATTTACGGAATACAAACTTGAATGATGATAACATAAACCAACTGTGCTTTGACAAACAGGGCAAGGGAAGGAATGAAAACAAGTTCCCCAACCAACCTCAAAATCTGAGCAAGAAAGCATACACAAAATAAAGCTTTCCTTTCTGCTGTGCATGACTTAtatgaagaaggaaaaatacaaaaagaaaaatcaaccaAGAACCACGACACCTAACCTAATAACGCTTTCCCAAGATAACACCAATGATCACTGACACAAGGGCTACTCCCAAAATGAACTTCAAGCTTGTCAAAGGAGAAGCCTCCTCAGTGTGGGTAACTGAGGAGGAGGAGGCAGCTTGCACAGAAGCTGCTTCCAACTTTTTCTTACTCTTACGTTTTGATGGTGCTGAAAAAGTTAATCCATCAATATCCCTGGATTTGACCTCTACTCCATCCTTGGACTCAGCCGCACTCCCATCACCCTGCAACATGATTTCTTGTAAGcaacttttaaattttcaagaaataaacCCTAATAAAGTTGGAAGATAAGcacattttaattcttttcaccTGTTGAACCTTTTGAGCTTCTGTGAGCAGGCAAACCTCTTTTGATAGATTTTTAGGATCTAGATTTCAATTGTTGTGGCTTTTCTTTCATGGCTTCATCTTTCTTTCCCATACTTTTAAGGGTGTGATGTGAAGTGAATGTGAAAGGACTGGAAGGGGAGGAGATTAATATATGAACTCACCTTCACTTTGGCTTCAGCCAGTTGCAACTTTTCTCCCAACTTTTTGACCTGCTCCTCGAGAAGTAATGCTTCTTTATTTTTGGCTTCAAGCTCATCAAGGGAACGCTTTAAAGCTGCTTCTCGTTCCAACTCTTTCTGAGAATCTGCTTCTTTCTGTTCGTTTCAAAGTTTTAACAGTGTACAACAAATGATTACGCTCAATTGTTTACTACTTATAATTCAAATATGACAATGATGAGAACTCTTGATTCAAATTTAGCAGTTTAACTTGATGTAAAAATAGTTGCCAAACTTGTATTGattgtcaatttatcatacaAAAAAGCATAACAAAGCTGCCAAATCTTAATAGATTTAGTGTCTAACCTGTTCAGTAATAGTTATCTGAGCAAGTTGTAGATCTCTTTGCAGTTGAAGCACTTGTTCATTGATAGCATCTCTATCACTGATTTTTTGTGCATGATCCTCTAATTTTGAAGTTAATTCTGCCTCTCTGACAGAGGCAGCCGTCTTAACACTTTCAACCTACATGCAGCAAACAAAATAATCAGAACTATATAAAATcacattaatttcaaaacgTTAATAGTCAGTTTCCTTCTTTATTAACAGAGTATAACTACCTCTTCTTTCAATTGAGTTTCAACAGTCACCAACTGTCCTTCAAGATCTCTGACACGAGTTTGCAGCACGGAACTCTCGGCAATCTTAGCCTTGAGATTTTTAATCTCCAATTGTAAAgattctttgttttctttttcttctttcaattGCTCTTCAAGCTGTAATATTACAGATTGAAGTTCCTTCTTTGTATTTTGATGTGTTTCATTGAGCAGGTTACTCTCCTCCATCAGCGAAGAAATCTGTAacattaaaaatgaattttaaagtAACTGATATTACGAAAAGGAAAATCATCATACTGTTTTTTATTAAGCTACtagtaaaattttcaacaaaccTGAGATTCTAATCTCTTCCCTTCAGAAGTAAGCTGTTGTGTTAAATCTTCTATAGCCTTCCTTGAACTGTGAAGTTGTTCAGCTGTTTCATCCTTCTCTATCACGACTGCAGACAGTTTGCCCTCCAAATCACTAAGTTTTGACTCATGCATGGCGAGTTCCTGAGTCAGCTTCAAATTTGCCACAGCTAGTCCTCCACTCTCCTTTTCAAAGTGAGCAGACTTGGTTTCCAGTTCCTCAACAAACCTTTCCAGTTGCTTTAATTTAACAAGAGTCTCTTCCACCTCAACTTTTCGAGATACAGCTAATGTGGATGCTTCATGAGCTTGTTCTtcatatgttttaatttggcCTTCAAGCAAATTTAGCTTTTCAATCAATTCATTGGCTTCTGATTCTTTCTTAGCGTATTTCTCAATAGCTTCATGTAACTGTGCTTCTGCTTCCACGATTTGGGCTTCAGCTTCAGCTCGAAGTTCTGAGGCTCTTGTATGCTGATCTGATAATTCTCTAATTGTGTACATATGAGAAGCAACTACTTGAGCAGTTGCTTCCTTCTCAGAAACAGCTGAATTAAGCAATTCCTGAAGTTCATCAACTCTGCTCTTGAGCTGAATGTTTGTCTGAACTAAAAGTTCATTCTCTGAGGAAGACTGAACAGCTTTATTTTCTGCTTCCAATATCTCTTTTCTGAGCTGTTCATTATTGCTTTCTAAAGAAGCCAGCTTTATTAAACTCTGATCCAATTCTTCTTTTAGAGATGTGGACTTTCCAGCTGCTTCAGCAACCTGTTCTTCATAAACCTTTACCTgatcttcaaaaattttaagtttctcAAACAGAGATTTGGCCTCTGACTCCTTGTTGGTGAAGTTTTCCATTGCTTGTTGGAGCTTAAGTTCTGAATCCCTTGTTAAGGATTCATGTGATGATTCAAGCTCCAAGTTTCTTGCACTAGCTTGCTCTATTACTCTTACATGTTGCTCTAGTTGCTCTTCAGCAGATTTGAGCTTTTCCATTACCTCGCTTTCTCTGAAACCGGCAGCCTTAAGATCATTTTCAATGCTTTCCAACTTCTGCTGTGTCATATTTAAATCACTCCGCAATATTTCCACTAGATTTTCTGCTTCGGCAAGCTTCCCGGTGGAGTCATGGGATGCCTCTTCTAACTTTTTCTTCTCGTCTGTTGCTAAATTCAAGCACTCTGTCAATTCCCTTTCCTTCTCATTGGCCATTTGCAATGCAATTTCAAGGCTTGATGCCCTAGTTTGGAATGCCTCCAGTTCGGATGCAAGTTCAGATATCTGTCCTGAGTATCTCGTGGACTCATCTTCAGCATCctcacattttttttctaatttgcTTATCTGTTCCTCAAGTTCCTGAATCCTGTACTTCTCTGCTTCAAGTAACAACTCCAACTCTTTCACCTTCTTATCGGCACCCTCTAATTTGGAATGAGATGTCTGGAACAGATCCTCTAGCTCAAGGCTGCGCTGATGACTCATATTAGCTCGGTCCTCATGTTCAGCACTTCTCTCCACAGCGATCTTCAACTCCTCTGCAAGCTCTGAGTTCCGAGCTGTTGACTGGTTTAGAGCTGACTCTAGCTCTGCTACCTTCTCCTGGTACTCCTGCATTTGATTGTTCAGcagtttcttttcttcctcaacCTCTCCCAACTTTGTGGTGAGTTCAGATATTTTCCCAGAGAATTCTTTCAGTTCTTTCTCAGCTTC
Protein-coding sequences here:
- the LOC18612258 gene encoding myosin heavy chain, non-muscle, translated to MEGETLVSTEIPVKDAVEDTESVKASNGDLPQVVGKKEEEETTFDGEFIKVEKEALDTKDGSNVAKPASVQDNELTIKERSLSNSSRELLEAQEKMKELELEFERLTGALKQSESENSRLQDEVLLAKDKLDEGGKKYNELDLSHKKLQEQIIEAEQRYSLQLTNLQEALQAQEAKQKELTEVKEAFDGLNIEIDISRKRMQDLEQDLQSSAEEARKFEELHKQSGFHAESETQRALEFERLLETAKLSAKEMEDQMASLKEELKAVNEKVAENQKVNAALQSTTAELSAAQEELALSKSLVLDLEQRLASKEALVSELTQELDLTKASESKVKEDISTLENIFAASKEDLQAKVSELEDIKLKLEEVAKARELVEAGLKDKEVQVSIVQEELSKVLKEKEALETAAVDLNTNAAQMKELCSELEETLKVSNENFCKTDSLLSQALSNNEELEQKLKSLEELHNESGAAAATATQKNLELEDILRASNEAAEDATLKLRELEARFIAAEQRNVELEQQLNLLELKGFEAEKELKEFSGKISELTTKLGEVEEEKKLLNNQMQEYQEKVAELESALNQSTARNSELAEELKIAVERSAEHEDRANMSHQRSLELEDLFQTSHSKLEGADKKVKELELLLEAEKYRIQELEEQISKLEKKCEDAEDESTRYSGQISELASELEAFQTRASSLEIALQMANEKERELTECLNLATDEKKKLEEASHDSTGKLAEAENLVEILRSDLNMTQQKLESIENDLKAAGFRESEVMEKLKSAEEQLEQHVRVIEQASARNLELESSHESLTRDSELKLQQAMENFTNKESEAKSLFEKLKIFEDQVKVYEEQVAEAAGKSTSLKEELDQSLIKLASLESNNEQLRKEILEAENKAVQSSSENELLVQTNIQLKSRVDELQELLNSAVSEKEATAQVVASHMYTIRELSDQHTRASELRAEAEAQIVEAEAQLHEAIEKYAKKESEANELIEKLNLLEGQIKTYEEQAHEASTLAVSRKVEVEETLVKLKQLERFVEELETKSAHFEKESGGLAVANLKLTQELAMHESKLSDLEGKLSAVVIEKDETAEQLHSSRKAIEDLTQQLTSEGKRLESQISSLMEESNLLNETHQNTKKELQSVILQLEEQLKEEKENKESLQLEIKNLKAKIAESSVLQTRVRDLEGQLVTVETQLKEEVESVKTAASVREAELTSKLEDHAQKISDRDAINEQVLQLQRDLQLAQITITEQKEADSQKELEREAALKRSLDELEAKNKEALLLEEQVKKLGEKLQLAEAKVKGDGSAAESKDGVEVKSRDIDGLTFSAPSKRKSKKKLEAASVQAASSSSVTHTEEASPLTSLKFILGVALVSVIIGVILGKRY